A window of Leishmania infantum JPCM5 WGS CACT00000000 data, contig 12, whole genome shotgun sequence contains these coding sequences:
- a CDS encoding d-isomer specific 2-hydroxyacid dehydrogenase-like protein: protein MAPTICVCVDDDLCGAVCDVLKQLEGRISAIVCGTDVSCFASVKADNDGIFMVVSGSCAHAVIKDLCDDYDKEERRVKLIYSLYAGVDAYKLSELKQELSGILFCNAQGCCSNVLAEYVVFSMLYFNRLPWRLAASKNEKKWDPFSSIELRRQKLVIIGYGNIGEACGAKAVALGMQVTGIRRSGDKKTDKFGVMVRGNDALDESIREADFVVSVLPGTEHTRRFFDKAFFAKMKPSAVFINIGRGMSVCEADIIEALKKGTIRAAALDVFDVEPLPKDSPLWDLPDSKLLLSAHSANLTEDVIERTMKIFTDIFDELSTHGTVSAHTVCMDKGY from the coding sequence ATGGCCCCTACCATTTGCGTCTGCGTCGATGATGACCTCTGCGGTGCGGTGTGTGATGTTCTGAAGCAGCTCGAGGGCAGGATCTCCGCAATCGTGTGCGGCACCGATGTCAGCTGCTTTGCTTCTGTGAAGGCAGACAACGATGGCATTTTCATGGTTGTTTCGGGGAGCTGCGCCCACGCTGTCATCAAGGATCTTTGCGACGACTATGACAAGGAGGAGCGTCGCGTGAAGCTCATCTACAGCCTATAtgccggcgtcgacgcgTACAAGCTCTCGGAGCTGAAGCAGGAGCTCTCCGGCATCCTGTTCTGCAACGCAcagggctgctgctccaacgTTCTTGCAGAGTACGTCGTATTCAGCATGCTGTACTTCAATCGCCTCCCATGGCGCTTGGCTGCCTCGAAGAATGAGAAGAAGTGGGACCCCTTCAGCAGCATTGAACTCCGGCGGCAGAAGCTCGTGATCATCGGCTACGGCAACATCGGCGAAGCCTGCGGCgcgaaggcggtggcgctgggcATGCAGGTGACCGGCATccgtcgcagcggcgacaaGAAGACGGACAAGTTTGGTGTGATGGTGCGCGGCAATGACGCGCTGGACGAGTCGATCCGTGAGGCCGACTTTGTCGTTTCTGTGCTGCCTGGCACGGAGCACACGAGGCGCTTCTTCGACAAGGCGTTCTTTGCAAAGATGAAGCCGAGCGCCGTCTTCATCAACATTGGCCGTGGCATGTCGGTGTGCGAAGCTGACATCATCGAGGCTCTCAAAAAAGGCACTattcgtgctgctgctctcgatGTGTTTGATGTGGAGCCGCTTCCAAAGGACTCCCCTCTGTGGGACTTGCCTGACAGCAAGCTGCTGTTGTCAGCACACTCCGCAAACTTGACGGAGGATGTTATCGAGCGCACCATGAAAATTTTCACGGATATCTTCGACGAGCTGAGCACTCATGGGACGGTTTCTGCCCATACGGTGTGCATGGATAAGGGCTACTAG